A genome region from Euphorbia lathyris chromosome 4, ddEupLath1.1, whole genome shotgun sequence includes the following:
- the LOC136227992 gene encoding citrate synthase, mitochondrial isoform X1, whose protein sequence is MVFFRSVSLISRLRSRAVQQSNLSNSVRWIQMQSSSDLGSETAVDLHSQLKELIPEQQERLKKLKQEHGKVQLGNITVDMVLGGMRGMTGLLWETSLLDPDEGIRFRGLSIPECQKLLPGAKPGGEPLPEGLLWLLLTGKAPSKEQVVSLSKELRDRATVPDYVFKAIDALPVTAHPMTQFASGVMALQVQSEFQKAYEKGIPKSKYWEPTYEDSLNLIARVPLVASYVYRRIYKGGKFIPMHETLDYGANFSHMLGFDSPQMQELMRLYVTIHSDHEGGNVSAHTGHLVASALSDPYLSFAAALNGLAGPLHGLANQEVLLWIKSVVEECGENITAEQLKEYVWKTLKSGKVVPGFGHGVLRKTDPRYTCQREFALKHLPDDPLFQLVSKLYEVVPPILTELGKVKNPWPNVDAHSGVLLNYYGLTEARYFTVLFGVSRSIGICSQLIWDRALGLALERPKSVTMEWLENHCKKAASF, encoded by the exons ATGGTGTTCTTCAGAAGCGTTTCTCTGATTTCTCGGCTTCGTTCTCGTGCT GTTCAGCAGTCTAATCTCAGCAATTCCGTTAGATGGATTCAGATGCAGAGCTCCTCCGATCTT GGGAGTGAAACTGCTGTT GATCTTCATTCCCAGTTGAAGGAATTGATCCCTGAGCAACAG GAGCgcctaaaaaaactaaaacaagaACATGGAAAAGTTCAGCTGGGAAATATAACAGTGGACATG GTACTTGGTGGTATGAGGGGAATGACAGGATTGCTGTGGGAAACCTCCTTACTCGATCCTGATGAG GGGATTCGCTTCAGGGGTCTTTCAATTCCTGAATGCCAAAAATTGCTACCAGGTGCAAAGCCTGGCGGAGAACCTTTACCTGAGGGTCTTCTCTGGCTTCTTTTAACTGGAAAG GCACCAAGCAAAGAACAAGTTGTTTCCTTGTCAAAGGAATTGCGTGATCGAGCCACTGTTCCAG ATTATGTTTTTAAGGCCATTGATGCTCTTCCTGTCACAGCTCATCCAAtgactcagtttgcatctggtGTTATGGCTCTTCAG GTTCAAAGTGAATTCCAGAAAGCCTATGAGAAAGGCATTCCAAAATCAAA GTACTGGGAGCCAACATATGAGGATTCTCTTAATCTGATTGCCCGTGTGCCACTAGTGGCTTCATATGTTTATCGAAG AATATACAAGGGTGGAAAATTTATTCCCATGCATGAGACTCTTGATTATGGTGCAAACTTTTCACACATGTTGGGATTTGATAGCCCCCAGATGCAGGAACTTATGAGGCTTTATGTTACTATCCATAG TGATCATGAAGGTGGCAATGTCAGTGCTCATACTGGTCACCTG GTTGCTAGTGCACTTTCAGACCCCTATCTTTCATTTGCAGCTGCACTGAATGGTTTAGCTGGGCCCCTCCATGGCTTGGCTAATCAG GAAGTGCTGCTTTGGATCAAATCTGTGGTAGAGGAGTGTGGTGAGAATATAACCGCAGAACAACTGAAAGAATATGTCTGGAAAACATTAAAGAGTGGGAAG GTTGTTCCTGGATTTGGTCATGGTGTTCTACGTAAAACAGATCCACGCTACACATGCCAAAGAGAGTTTGCCTTGAAGCACTTACCTGATGATCCATTGTTCCAACTG GTCTCTAAGCTATATGAAGTTGTGCCTCCAATCCTTACCGAGTTAGGCAAG GTGAAAAACCCTTGGCCCAATGTGGATGCCCATAGCGGGGTGTTGCTGAACTACTATGGTTTAACTGAAGCCAG GTACTTTACTGTTCTTTTTGGCGTGTCAAGGAGTATAGGAATTTGCTCTCAG CTAATATGGGACCGAGCTCTAGGATTGGCTCTTGAGAGGCCAAAAAGTGTTACAATGGAATGGCTTGAGAATCACTGCAAGAAAGCAGCTTCATTCTAA
- the LOC136227992 gene encoding citrate synthase, mitochondrial isoform X2 produces the protein MVFFRSVSLISRLRSRAVQQSNLSNSVRWIQMQSSSDLDLHSQLKELIPEQQERLKKLKQEHGKVQLGNITVDMVLGGMRGMTGLLWETSLLDPDEGIRFRGLSIPECQKLLPGAKPGGEPLPEGLLWLLLTGKAPSKEQVVSLSKELRDRATVPDYVFKAIDALPVTAHPMTQFASGVMALQVQSEFQKAYEKGIPKSKYWEPTYEDSLNLIARVPLVASYVYRRIYKGGKFIPMHETLDYGANFSHMLGFDSPQMQELMRLYVTIHSDHEGGNVSAHTGHLVASALSDPYLSFAAALNGLAGPLHGLANQEVLLWIKSVVEECGENITAEQLKEYVWKTLKSGKVVPGFGHGVLRKTDPRYTCQREFALKHLPDDPLFQLVSKLYEVVPPILTELGKVKNPWPNVDAHSGVLLNYYGLTEARYFTVLFGVSRSIGICSQLIWDRALGLALERPKSVTMEWLENHCKKAASF, from the exons ATGGTGTTCTTCAGAAGCGTTTCTCTGATTTCTCGGCTTCGTTCTCGTGCT GTTCAGCAGTCTAATCTCAGCAATTCCGTTAGATGGATTCAGATGCAGAGCTCCTCCGATCTT GATCTTCATTCCCAGTTGAAGGAATTGATCCCTGAGCAACAG GAGCgcctaaaaaaactaaaacaagaACATGGAAAAGTTCAGCTGGGAAATATAACAGTGGACATG GTACTTGGTGGTATGAGGGGAATGACAGGATTGCTGTGGGAAACCTCCTTACTCGATCCTGATGAG GGGATTCGCTTCAGGGGTCTTTCAATTCCTGAATGCCAAAAATTGCTACCAGGTGCAAAGCCTGGCGGAGAACCTTTACCTGAGGGTCTTCTCTGGCTTCTTTTAACTGGAAAG GCACCAAGCAAAGAACAAGTTGTTTCCTTGTCAAAGGAATTGCGTGATCGAGCCACTGTTCCAG ATTATGTTTTTAAGGCCATTGATGCTCTTCCTGTCACAGCTCATCCAAtgactcagtttgcatctggtGTTATGGCTCTTCAG GTTCAAAGTGAATTCCAGAAAGCCTATGAGAAAGGCATTCCAAAATCAAA GTACTGGGAGCCAACATATGAGGATTCTCTTAATCTGATTGCCCGTGTGCCACTAGTGGCTTCATATGTTTATCGAAG AATATACAAGGGTGGAAAATTTATTCCCATGCATGAGACTCTTGATTATGGTGCAAACTTTTCACACATGTTGGGATTTGATAGCCCCCAGATGCAGGAACTTATGAGGCTTTATGTTACTATCCATAG TGATCATGAAGGTGGCAATGTCAGTGCTCATACTGGTCACCTG GTTGCTAGTGCACTTTCAGACCCCTATCTTTCATTTGCAGCTGCACTGAATGGTTTAGCTGGGCCCCTCCATGGCTTGGCTAATCAG GAAGTGCTGCTTTGGATCAAATCTGTGGTAGAGGAGTGTGGTGAGAATATAACCGCAGAACAACTGAAAGAATATGTCTGGAAAACATTAAAGAGTGGGAAG GTTGTTCCTGGATTTGGTCATGGTGTTCTACGTAAAACAGATCCACGCTACACATGCCAAAGAGAGTTTGCCTTGAAGCACTTACCTGATGATCCATTGTTCCAACTG GTCTCTAAGCTATATGAAGTTGTGCCTCCAATCCTTACCGAGTTAGGCAAG GTGAAAAACCCTTGGCCCAATGTGGATGCCCATAGCGGGGTGTTGCTGAACTACTATGGTTTAACTGAAGCCAG GTACTTTACTGTTCTTTTTGGCGTGTCAAGGAGTATAGGAATTTGCTCTCAG CTAATATGGGACCGAGCTCTAGGATTGGCTCTTGAGAGGCCAAAAAGTGTTACAATGGAATGGCTTGAGAATCACTGCAAGAAAGCAGCTTCATTCTAA